Sequence from the Corallococcus sp. EGB genome:
GGCGAAGAAGAAGGTGTAGGCAGCGGTGACCGCGAAGGAGAGGGCGAGCGCCAGGAGCAGCCGCTTCTGCGAATCGTTGGACTGGGGCGACAGCGGGTCGTTCGTCATGGATTTCCCTGTGCCGGCGGCACGGCGCCGGAGGGCGGGCGGAAGCAAACCGTCAGGGGACGGGATCGAATCCACCGGGGTGGAATGGCTGGCAGCGCAGCAGGCGCCAGACGGTGAGGGCGCTGCCCTTCAAACCGCCGTGTTTTTCCAGCGCCTGCATGGCGTAGGTGGAGCACGAGGGGTGGAACCGGCACGCCTTCGGCAGCAGAGGCCCCAGGAACCGCCGGTAGAAGCGGATGGGCAGCGCGATGACGAAGGCGAGTGGACTCATGGGGCAGGCTCTTCAGGGGTCACGCGGGGTGCCGGAAAGAGCCGTTGCAGCTTACGGGTGACGCCGTCGAACGCACGGGAAACTTGCGCGAAGGAGGCCTCCTTCGCCGAGGAGCGAACGACCAGGACTACGTCGAGGCCCGAGGGCCATTGCCCGCGGTGCTTGCGGAACAGCTCGCGAAGCACTCTGCGCAGGCGTGCGCGCACCACCGCGTTGCCCACCTTGCTGGAGACGGTGAGCCCGATGCGGGAGTGCGCCCGGGAGTTGCGTTGGACGAGGGCCAGGAGGCAGTCGGAGGGAATCTTCTGACCGCGCTCCTGGACTTCGAGGAACTCACGACGGTGGAGCAGGCGAAGGGCCTTGGGGA
This genomic interval carries:
- the yidD gene encoding membrane protein insertion efficiency factor YidD; the protein is MSPLAFVIALPIRFYRRFLGPLLPKACRFHPSCSTYAMQALEKHGGLKGSALTVWRLLRCQPFHPGGFDPVP
- the rnpA gene encoding ribonuclease P protein component, yielding MAEGAAPRVPPATDERFPKALRLLHRREFLEVQERGQKIPSDCLLALVQRNSRAHSRIGLTVSSKVGNAVVRARLRRVLRELFRKHRGQWPSGLDVVLVVRSSAKEASFAQVSRAFDGVTRKLQRLFPAPRVTPEEPAP